The following are encoded together in the Caloranaerobacter ferrireducens genome:
- the yyaC gene encoding spore protease YyaC has translation MFFQINRNKNSVNSFSPYAVSEFSKIILEYLNKYYNKNYKELVIVCIGTDRSTGDSLGPLVGYKLSPLFRKYSKVHLLGTLDNPVHAKNLKENINVIKNTFDNPFVIAIDACLGNIDRIGYVKVEKGPLKPGAGVNKNLPEIGNIHITGIVNISGFMEYIVLQNTRLSIVMKMADVISKSIYLSYIQFYKDNSQTIHN, from the coding sequence ATGTTCTTCCAAATCAATCGTAATAAGAATAGTGTAAATTCTTTTTCGCCTTATGCAGTAAGTGAATTTAGTAAAATTATTTTAGAATACCTAAACAAATACTACAATAAAAATTATAAAGAACTAGTTATTGTATGTATAGGAACAGACAGATCAACTGGAGATAGTTTAGGCCCTTTAGTAGGATACAAACTCTCACCTCTCTTCAGAAAATATAGTAAAGTACATCTACTGGGTACCTTAGATAATCCTGTGCATGCAAAAAATCTTAAAGAAAATATTAATGTTATAAAAAATACATTCGATAATCCTTTTGTAATTGCTATAGATGCTTGTTTAGGGAATATTGATAGAATAGGTTATGTAAAAGTCGAAAAAGGTCCACTAAAACCAGGAGCTGGAGTAAATAAAAATTTGCCTGAAATAGGTAATATTCATATAACAGGAATAGTAAACATTAGTGGATTTATGGAGTATATTGTACTACAAAACACTAGACTAAGCATTGTAATGAAAATGGCAGATGTCATATCAAAGTCTATTTATCTAAGCTATATTCAATTTTATAAAGATAATAGCCAAACAATACATAATTAA
- a CDS encoding DUF4446 family protein produces MEEIIAQYSNQIIIFLTVGVIFLLLLNIISQIRISSITKKYNRLVEGVDEASLEDLIFEYIDEVKDMKKETEAIKSMCEELDSKLKFAVQKVGFVRYNAFNDVGSDLSFSVALLDDNLNGFVISSLFGRNECNTYAKPIFNGKSNYTLSDEEIQAIEIAKKQGISKSLESI; encoded by the coding sequence ATGGAAGAAATAATTGCGCAGTATAGTAATCAAATAATTATTTTTCTAACAGTTGGAGTAATATTTTTGTTATTACTAAATATTATTAGTCAGATAAGAATTTCTTCTATTACAAAAAAATACAATAGACTTGTTGAAGGTGTTGACGAAGCTTCTTTAGAGGATTTGATTTTTGAGTATATTGATGAAGTTAAAGATATGAAAAAAGAGACAGAAGCTATCAAAAGTATGTGTGAGGAACTAGATAGCAAATTGAAATTTGCAGTACAAAAAGTAGGTTTTGTAAGGTATAATGCTTTTAATGATGTAGGAAGCGATTTAAGTTTTTCAGTAGCTCTATTAGATGATAATCTTAATGGTTTTGTAATATCAAGTTTATTTGGTAGAAACGAATGTAATACTTATGCAAAGCCTATATTTAATGGTAAATCTAATTACACACTTTCGGATGAAGAAATACAGGCTATAGAAATAGCAAAAAAACAGGGTATTTCAAAGAGTCTAGAAAGCATATAA
- a CDS encoding diacylglycerol/lipid kinase family protein — protein MCFVVNPVAGKNRAKSLIPYIEEKMKKTDIKYKIIETTRPKEAIEITKNVLEDGFDIIVAVGGDGTINEVMIGIVEMGKGILGIVPGGTGNDLARTLNIPENIKDALDLIINRKVKSIDLGYADGKPFLNVASIGFDAEIVKNTEKIKRYVKSKFAYTVGLLVTLISYKCKKIKVKLDDREINDEILLIAVGNGKYYGGGMAICPDAVEDDGLSEICFIKKIPKLKLLLLFPSIFKGKHGEFKKYVQFYKSKEVKVNMCNPISLNIDGEIFDVDDEIIFTIERRSIEVIAQ, from the coding sequence GTGTGTTTTGTTGTAAATCCAGTTGCTGGGAAAAATAGGGCTAAAAGCTTAATACCTTACATTGAAGAAAAAATGAAAAAAACTGATATTAAATATAAAATTATTGAAACTACAAGACCTAAGGAAGCAATAGAAATCACTAAAAATGTACTTGAAGATGGATTTGATATTATTGTGGCAGTAGGTGGAGATGGAACTATTAATGAAGTAATGATTGGAATAGTTGAAATGGGTAAAGGTATATTAGGCATTGTACCTGGTGGTACTGGTAATGATTTAGCTAGAACATTAAATATACCTGAAAATATAAAAGATGCTTTAGATTTAATAATAAATCGTAAAGTTAAAAGCATCGATTTAGGGTATGCTGATGGTAAACCATTTCTGAATGTTGCAAGTATTGGATTTGATGCTGAAATAGTTAAAAATACAGAGAAAATAAAAAGATATGTTAAAAGTAAATTTGCTTATACGGTGGGTTTGTTAGTAACACTTATATCTTATAAGTGTAAGAAGATTAAGGTAAAACTTGATGATAGGGAAATTAATGATGAGATTCTCCTTATAGCTGTTGGAAACGGTAAATATTATGGGGGAGGCATGGCAATATGCCCTGATGCTGTAGAAGATGATGGCCTCTCTGAAATTTGTTTTATAAAAAAGATTCCTAAATTAAAGTTATTATTACTATTTCCGTCTATATTTAAAGGTAAACATGGTGAATTTAAAAAATATGTTCAATTTTACAAATCTAAAGAAGTAAAAGTAAATATGTGTAATCCAATAAGTTTAAATATAGATGGAGAAATATTTGATGTTGATGATGAGATAATATTTACAATAGAAAGAAGAAGCATAGAAGTTATAGCTCAGTAA
- a CDS encoding aminotransferase class V-fold PLP-dependent enzyme, with product MIYLDNAATTFPKPEEVYQAMLESMKEFGANPGRSGHKLALKAGRAIYETRELLSKLFNIENPMNIIFTSNATEGLNLGIKGILKSGDHVITTSMEHNSVLRPLKALENIGVETTIIQCDKTGMIDIKDIEKNIRQNTKMIITTHASNVTGTLFPIDEISKIAHKNGLLYMVDAAQTAGVYDIDVKNMNIDILVFPGHKSLLGPQGTGGIYIREGIDVMQMKEGGTGSRSESLIQPEMLPDKFESGTPNTPGIVGLGAGIKFILKTGIDNIRKHEEELTEYFIEELKEIDKVKIYGPCDVKKQAPVVSINLGEEDSSEVSYILDRVFNIAVRPGLHCAPLAHKTIGTFEQGVVRFSIGYFNTHEDIEEAIKAIREIAKEI from the coding sequence TTGATTTATTTAGATAATGCTGCAACTACTTTTCCAAAACCAGAAGAAGTTTATCAAGCTATGCTAGAATCTATGAAAGAATTTGGAGCTAATCCTGGTAGATCTGGACATAAGTTAGCTCTAAAAGCTGGTAGAGCTATATATGAAACAAGGGAACTTTTAAGTAAGTTATTTAATATTGAAAATCCAATGAATATAATATTTACATCAAATGCTACAGAAGGTCTTAATCTTGGGATTAAAGGCATTTTGAAATCAGGTGATCATGTCATAACAACTTCTATGGAACATAATTCGGTATTAAGACCGCTTAAAGCTTTAGAAAATATAGGAGTAGAAACTACCATAATCCAATGCGATAAGACTGGAATGATAGATATAAAAGACATTGAAAAAAATATTAGACAAAATACTAAAATGATAATTACCACTCATGCTTCTAATGTTACTGGGACTTTATTTCCTATAGATGAAATAAGTAAAATAGCACATAAAAATGGGTTACTTTACATGGTAGATGCTGCACAGACTGCTGGAGTATATGATATTGATGTAAAAAATATGAATATAGATATTCTTGTGTTTCCTGGGCATAAAAGCTTATTAGGGCCGCAAGGAACTGGTGGAATTTATATAAGAGAAGGAATAGATGTAATGCAAATGAAAGAGGGAGGAACAGGTAGTAGATCTGAATCTTTAATACAGCCTGAGATGTTACCAGATAAATTTGAAAGTGGCACACCAAATACGCCTGGGATAGTAGGATTAGGAGCAGGAATTAAATTCATCTTAAAAACAGGTATTGATAATATAAGAAAACATGAAGAAGAGTTAACAGAGTATTTTATAGAAGAGCTTAAAGAAATAGATAAAGTAAAAATTTATGGACCTTGTGATGTAAAGAAACAGGCCCCAGTTGTATCTATTAATCTTGGTGAAGAGGATTCATCTGAGGTAAGTTATATTTTAGATAGAGTTTTTAATATAGCCGTTAGACCAGGACTTCATTGTGCTCCTTTGGCTCATAAGACGATAGGTACATTTGAACAAGGAGTTGTAAGATTTAGTATTGGTTACTTTAATACACATGAGGATATTGAAGAAGCAATAAAAGCAATAAGAGAAATAGCAAAGGAAATATAA
- the ade gene encoding adenine deaminase produces MSDNIKRMIDLAYGRELPELVLKNCRIVNVFSHEIIEGDIAIDSGKIVGIGQYKGEKEIDLNWKYVAPGLIDGHVHIESSMVTPNEFARVIVPRGTTTIIADPHEIANVCGLEGLKFMMNSGMELPLNIFFMLPSCVPATSFENSGAILDADKLRELICDERILGLGELMDYPSVILGDEDTLEKVKIVKGKLIDGHGPNISGKDLNAYVIAGVRTEHECSTIEEMINRLRLGMYILIREGSAARNLETLIRGVTKENLRRCLFCTDDKHPEDILTLGHIDNNVRLSIKMGLDPISAIKMATINAAECYKLKEIGAIAPGYVADIIVIDDLEKFNVVQVFKNGVLVAKNNVPLFKVKAVDVSKVTDTVRTKEVRKEDLKIELKGDIANVIRLLPHSLVTEKVIRKVETEKGYFKHHKNLDILKIAVIERHKATGNIGLGLVENFKLTNGAIASTIAHDSHNLIVIGDNDEDMLLAIKEVVRVGGGITICSKGEVLKTLPLPIAGIMSNKSMEEVNVTLKEMLDLAYNKLGVNNDIDPFMTLSFLALPVIPEIKVTDMGLFDVSKFQFIKICDVE; encoded by the coding sequence AGGTGAAAAGGAAATAGATTTGAACTGGAAATATGTAGCTCCTGGATTGATTGATGGTCATGTACATATTGAATCGTCGATGGTAACTCCAAATGAATTTGCAAGAGTTATAGTTCCTAGAGGTACAACAACAATAATTGCTGACCCGCATGAAATAGCAAATGTATGTGGATTAGAAGGTTTAAAGTTTATGATGAATTCAGGTATGGAACTTCCTCTTAATATATTTTTTATGCTCCCGTCATGTGTACCTGCTACTTCTTTTGAAAATTCAGGAGCAATATTAGATGCAGATAAATTGAGAGAATTAATTTGTGATGAAAGAATATTAGGTTTAGGAGAATTAATGGATTATCCATCAGTAATTTTGGGAGATGAAGATACTTTAGAGAAGGTTAAAATAGTAAAAGGTAAGTTGATAGATGGACATGGACCGAATATAAGTGGTAAAGATTTAAATGCATATGTAATAGCTGGAGTTAGAACAGAACATGAATGTTCAACTATAGAAGAGATGATAAACAGATTAAGATTAGGAATGTATATATTAATAAGAGAGGGTTCAGCTGCTAGAAATTTAGAAACTCTTATCAGAGGAGTAACAAAAGAGAATTTAAGAAGATGTTTATTTTGTACAGATGATAAACATCCAGAGGATATTTTAACGTTAGGACATATAGATAATAATGTAAGATTGTCTATAAAGATGGGATTAGATCCGATTTCTGCAATTAAGATGGCTACAATAAATGCTGCAGAGTGTTATAAACTAAAAGAAATTGGAGCTATAGCACCAGGTTATGTGGCAGACATTATTGTAATAGATGATTTGGAAAAATTTAATGTAGTTCAGGTCTTTAAAAATGGTGTTTTGGTAGCAAAAAATAATGTACCATTGTTTAAAGTAAAAGCCGTGGATGTATCAAAAGTTACTGATACTGTTAGAACAAAAGAAGTTAGAAAAGAAGATTTAAAAATAGAGCTTAAAGGAGATATAGCTAATGTTATTAGATTATTACCACATAGTCTTGTTACAGAAAAGGTTATAAGGAAAGTAGAAACGGAAAAAGGATATTTTAAACATCATAAAAACTTAGATATATTGAAAATTGCTGTCATAGAAAGACATAAAGCAACAGGGAATATTGGATTAGGTCTGGTTGAAAATTTTAAATTGACAAATGGTGCTATCGCATCAACAATAGCACACGATTCACATAATTTAATTGTTATTGGAGATAATGATGAAGATATGTTATTAGCTATAAAAGAAGTTGTCAGAGTAGGTGGTGGGATTACTATATGTTCTAAAGGAGAAGTTCTTAAGACATTACCGTTACCTATAGCTGGTATTATGTCAAATAAATCGATGGAAGAAGTAAATGTTACATTAAAAGAAATGTTAGATTTAGCCTATAACAAACTTGGTGTAAATAACGATATAGATCCGTTTATGACATTATCTTTTTTAGCTTTGCCTGTTATTCCTGAAATTAAGGTTACTGATATGGGATTATTTGATGTATCAAAATTTCAATTTATTAAAATTTGCGATGTAGAATAG
- a CDS encoding YkuS family protein, with the protein MAKKIAIQKGLDDLKNSLKSKGYEVYDINENKEVEAIIYMADGYSIPYMDRFISMDAGFEIDRNKEVLLINATGKTLEEIEYIINNRLYSPLFE; encoded by the coding sequence ATGGCAAAAAAAATAGCTATTCAAAAAGGACTTGATGATTTAAAGAATAGCCTAAAAAGTAAAGGTTATGAAGTGTATGATATTAATGAAAATAAAGAAGTAGAAGCAATAATATATATGGCTGATGGTTACAGTATACCTTATATGGATAGATTTATCAGTATGGATGCAGGATTTGAGATAGATAGAAATAAAGAGGTACTTTTAATTAATGCAACTGGTAAAACATTAGAAGAAATAGAGTATATTATAAATAATAGGTTGTACAGCCCATTATTTGAATGA